In Arthrobacter ramosus, one DNA window encodes the following:
- a CDS encoding CocE/NonD family hydrolase, whose translation MRDGVTLSGDVYRPSEGEPRSTVLIRTPYCKDDPAHANTWINVLRAVECGWVVVVQDVRGRFRSEGRFVPFVNEADDGVDTIQWVREQPWSDGNVGMAGGSYVGISQWLAAARNPEGLIGIVPAVTADDVHSGWLYEDDNVVLGFLAHWVSILLASSGMDEESRPRITALERNVAEGRIRTFRQLVEEAGEFAPYLQDWRDRSRSLVDPELAGRVKVPAFVIGGWFDIFLPGTVASFVRRESAGTRNAHDRLLVGPWAHGLMGGWFPARSFGPASSFDSLDPTSLQLGWLEEVRDGLNQPDYPVRVFAMGADEWRCFSSWPPEGAGRVQLRLRPSTIERPTASMDDLTVSLLDSPVPTIGGRTFFPGYKVGANSGPRLLEALRARHDVHAFASEPLAGDIEILGTVTCRLKVTAAGPTPVVVKLATLDSTGTPELLCEGSSYSRTGAENAESISVDLGSTAVRVAKGMRLCAYVATSDFPRLEDGTRTSLNVCADEGPVLELDVLRLG comes from the coding sequence ATGCGCGACGGCGTTACTCTCTCCGGAGATGTGTATCGGCCAAGTGAGGGGGAACCCCGCTCCACAGTGCTGATACGGACGCCTTATTGCAAAGATGACCCAGCGCATGCCAACACGTGGATTAATGTCCTGCGCGCCGTGGAATGCGGATGGGTGGTGGTGGTTCAGGACGTACGGGGCCGCTTCCGAAGCGAGGGCCGGTTCGTACCTTTTGTGAATGAAGCCGATGATGGTGTCGACACTATCCAGTGGGTGCGCGAACAGCCCTGGTCTGACGGCAACGTGGGTATGGCCGGCGGTTCGTATGTTGGTATCAGCCAATGGTTGGCGGCAGCGAGGAATCCTGAAGGCCTCATTGGTATTGTCCCGGCTGTGACCGCCGACGACGTCCATTCCGGCTGGCTTTATGAGGACGACAACGTGGTGCTGGGATTCCTTGCACACTGGGTATCGATTCTCCTGGCCAGCAGTGGAATGGATGAGGAAAGCCGACCGCGGATCACAGCCCTGGAGCGGAATGTCGCAGAGGGGCGCATCCGCACCTTCCGTCAGCTGGTCGAGGAAGCAGGGGAATTCGCGCCCTATCTGCAGGACTGGCGGGATCGCAGCCGTTCCCTGGTCGATCCAGAGTTGGCTGGGCGGGTTAAAGTGCCTGCCTTCGTCATCGGAGGCTGGTTCGACATTTTCCTTCCAGGAACGGTTGCCAGTTTTGTTCGGCGGGAGTCCGCCGGCACGAGGAATGCCCATGATCGCCTGTTGGTCGGGCCCTGGGCGCATGGGCTTATGGGTGGCTGGTTCCCGGCCCGCTCGTTCGGGCCGGCATCCTCCTTCGACAGCCTCGACCCGACGTCGCTCCAGCTCGGTTGGCTGGAGGAAGTGCGTGATGGTCTCAACCAACCGGACTATCCCGTAAGGGTGTTCGCCATGGGGGCCGATGAATGGCGATGCTTTTCAAGCTGGCCACCTGAAGGCGCCGGTCGAGTGCAACTTCGACTGCGCCCCAGCACCATCGAGCGCCCCACGGCCAGTATGGATGACCTGACGGTGTCGTTATTGGATTCCCCCGTCCCCACGATTGGCGGGCGGACATTTTTCCCCGGCTACAAAGTGGGTGCAAACTCAGGTCCGCGCTTGTTGGAGGCATTGCGTGCCCGTCATGACGTGCACGCCTTCGCTTCGGAGCCACTGGCCGGCGATATCGAAATCCTGGGCACGGTTACGTGCCGGCTCAAGGTGACCGCAGCTGGCCCGACGCCGGTCGTCGTCAAGCTGGCAACGCTCGACAGTACTGGTACTCCTGAGTTGCTGTGCGAGGGATCGTCATACAGCAGGACGGGCGCTGAAAACGCGGAGTCAATCAGCGTGGATCTTGGTTCCACTGCGGTCCGGGTGGCGAAAGGCATGCGTTTGTGCGCCTACGTTGCCACATCGGATTTCCCCCGCTTGGAGGACGGGACCCGGACATCCTTGAACGTTTGTGCAGACGAGGGGCCGGTACTGGAACTTGACGTACTACGCCTGGGTTGA
- a CDS encoding FAS1-like dehydratase domain-containing protein yields the protein MTAATTGVPAKQITDEDVAYMKSFIGESAVVVQWNEEASTDSIRHYAWGIGDENPLWLLDSYAQTTRYGTRIAPPTFLYSVCDAEVAMGMSEGIQAIHLGADLDFRRPIRLGERVRARAFVEDVRERVGRRSGRLVEQVGRTDYFVGEELVGIVRNTIVCVARSSGGQRMHEPRDPHVYTDEEKEQIRAAILAEEIRGQRTRFAETVSVGDVVPQVVKGPLDLITMTAYYAGAIGTAGYRGVETRVRQQERVRNGDPSAPTNLGPEHFLSEPFPSLGHQDAAMAHAIGMPGAYDNGNQRVSWMAHCVTNWMGDDADLVSLSVRIKQPGVFGDTQWIGGEVTRVFRDEAHGACAEVTVKAINQLGVETTSAVAVVSLAETRSS from the coding sequence ATGACCGCCGCCACCACCGGAGTACCGGCAAAGCAGATCACCGATGAAGACGTCGCCTACATGAAGAGCTTCATCGGCGAGTCAGCCGTCGTCGTGCAATGGAACGAGGAGGCCAGTACCGACTCAATTCGCCATTATGCGTGGGGGATCGGTGACGAGAACCCGTTGTGGCTGTTGGATTCATACGCGCAGACAACGCGGTACGGCACCCGGATCGCACCCCCCACCTTCCTCTACTCCGTGTGCGACGCCGAAGTCGCGATGGGCATGTCGGAGGGCATTCAGGCTATCCACCTCGGCGCAGACCTCGACTTCCGCCGGCCGATCCGCCTGGGCGAGCGGGTCCGCGCCCGAGCCTTTGTGGAGGACGTTCGAGAACGCGTGGGCCGCCGCTCCGGCCGCCTGGTGGAGCAGGTGGGCCGCACCGATTACTTCGTAGGCGAGGAACTTGTCGGGATCGTCCGTAACACAATCGTCTGCGTGGCTCGAAGTTCGGGGGGCCAGCGGATGCACGAACCGCGCGACCCCCATGTTTACACGGACGAGGAAAAGGAACAGATCCGGGCCGCGATCCTGGCTGAGGAGATCCGCGGCCAGCGCACGCGCTTCGCGGAGACGGTGTCTGTCGGCGATGTTGTACCGCAGGTAGTCAAGGGTCCACTCGACCTCATCACCATGACCGCGTATTATGCCGGAGCGATCGGTACCGCCGGCTACCGCGGGGTGGAGACCCGCGTGCGCCAGCAGGAGCGGGTGAGAAACGGGGACCCAAGCGCGCCAACGAACCTCGGTCCCGAGCACTTCCTCTCCGAGCCCTTCCCGAGCCTGGGGCACCAGGATGCCGCTATGGCACACGCGATCGGCATGCCGGGCGCGTACGACAACGGCAACCAGCGCGTCTCGTGGATGGCACACTGCGTGACCAACTGGATGGGGGACGATGCGGATCTCGTCTCGCTTTCCGTGCGGATTAAGCAGCCCGGTGTCTTCGGCGACACCCAGTGGATCGGGGGCGAGGTTACCCGCGTCTTCCGGGACGAGGCCCACGGAGCGTGCGCTGAAGTCACGGTCAAGGCCATCAACCAGCTGGGCGTCGAGACCACGAGTGCCGTTGCGGTCGTCTCACTGGCCGAGACCCGGAGCAGTTGA
- a CDS encoding flavin-containing monooxygenase, whose product MSNNHIQNPAGETEEYSVVVIGAGMGGIYALHRFADLGHDVHGFEGADGVGGVWYHNAYPGARVDLESHSYAFMFDPELYAGWDWSERYAAQPEILRYLNYVADSLGVRRNLSLSTWVTSADWRPRENKYLIKTNTGRTVWARYLVMATGQLSKPRKPDFPGLDDFEGEWHQTSHWPQTPVEIAGKRVALIGTGSSGVQAATEIAKTAGHLYVLQRTPNYSIPAHNGPADRRKKARLNKKVLQLRDESYNSPVGYVMQGFAGKASDFSEEQQQQILESRWAFGGQTLLGTFSDQGTNIDVNNVVAEFVRGKIRDMIDDPETAEKLMPTSYPIGIRRLCIDTGYYPIFNQSNVSLVDLRSDPIERITETGIKTRDNEYEVDLIVFALGFEAFTGALDQANIRNEHGQQPSDRWKHKPQTHLGVMTHGFPNLFMLTGAQSPSVLANFFVGNNQHVDFVADIIAHAEKKGAVRIEASLEAEREWGDHCNEIAAPLLRRAVDNYMVHVNKYDGSRYFIPYAGGFDKYVKKVEDVVADGYRGFVFTKAFAPGNSGQSATESRGLDAILAAK is encoded by the coding sequence ATGTCAAACAACCACATCCAGAACCCCGCGGGTGAGACTGAGGAATATTCCGTCGTTGTGATCGGCGCGGGCATGGGGGGCATTTATGCGCTCCACCGGTTTGCAGACCTGGGACACGACGTACACGGCTTCGAGGGAGCAGACGGGGTCGGGGGCGTCTGGTATCACAATGCCTACCCCGGTGCCCGCGTGGACCTGGAGAGCCACAGCTACGCCTTTATGTTTGATCCCGAGCTCTACGCGGGATGGGACTGGAGCGAGCGGTACGCCGCGCAACCCGAAATCCTGCGGTACTTGAACTACGTGGCGGACAGCCTCGGTGTGCGCCGCAACCTCTCGCTGAGCACCTGGGTGACGTCCGCGGACTGGCGGCCCCGCGAGAACAAGTACCTCATCAAGACCAATACCGGCAGGACGGTGTGGGCCCGCTATTTGGTGATGGCGACGGGACAGCTCTCCAAGCCGCGGAAGCCGGACTTCCCGGGACTCGATGATTTCGAGGGGGAATGGCACCAAACCTCTCATTGGCCCCAGACACCCGTTGAGATTGCCGGCAAGCGCGTGGCCCTCATCGGAACAGGATCCTCGGGGGTGCAGGCTGCCACGGAGATCGCCAAGACCGCGGGGCACCTCTATGTCCTGCAGCGGACTCCGAACTACTCGATTCCTGCACACAACGGGCCGGCGGACAGGAGGAAGAAGGCGCGCCTCAATAAAAAGGTTCTGCAACTGCGCGACGAGTCATACAACTCCCCGGTTGGCTATGTCATGCAGGGCTTCGCCGGCAAGGCTTCAGACTTCTCGGAAGAACAGCAGCAGCAGATTCTTGAGTCCAGATGGGCGTTCGGGGGCCAGACCCTGCTCGGAACTTTCTCCGACCAGGGGACGAACATCGATGTCAACAACGTCGTCGCTGAGTTCGTCCGCGGCAAGATCCGCGACATGATCGACGATCCAGAGACCGCCGAGAAGCTGATGCCCACCTCCTACCCGATCGGCATCCGTCGCCTCTGCATTGATACCGGGTACTACCCGATCTTCAATCAAAGCAATGTCAGTCTCGTGGACTTGAGAAGTGACCCGATCGAGCGCATCACCGAGACGGGGATTAAGACCCGGGACAATGAGTACGAGGTTGACTTGATCGTCTTTGCCCTCGGCTTCGAAGCCTTTACGGGTGCCCTGGACCAGGCCAACATCCGCAACGAGCACGGCCAGCAGCCGAGCGACCGGTGGAAGCATAAGCCGCAGACCCATTTGGGGGTGATGACGCATGGATTCCCCAACCTGTTTATGCTCACCGGCGCGCAAAGCCCAAGTGTGCTTGCAAACTTCTTCGTGGGGAACAACCAGCACGTTGACTTTGTGGCGGATATCATTGCGCACGCCGAAAAGAAGGGCGCCGTCCGCATTGAGGCCAGCCTTGAGGCAGAGCGAGAGTGGGGCGACCACTGCAACGAGATCGCGGCGCCACTCCTGCGCCGTGCCGTGGACAACTACATGGTCCACGTCAACAAATACGACGGCTCGCGCTATTTCATTCCGTATGCCGGTGGGTTCGACAAGTACGTCAAGAAGGTCGAAGACGTTGTCGCCGACGGCTACCGCGGCTTCGTTTTCACGAAGGCTTTCGCCCCTGGCAATTCGGGACAAAGCGCGACCGAAAGTCGGGGCCTTGACGCGATCCTTGCGGCAAAGTAG
- a CDS encoding M24 family metallopeptidase: MLTCGTSYMGYTACLYRQYVVGRAPTSAERSSYTKLTDRLDLAMSLMKPGASTADVAAVLAPAEDLGFPSEAECFSIELGHGIGLVNAGSRAIHYNPPTITRSWSLAHPEEIKEGMVIAIEGIEGEHRVGGVRLENLVVVTANGAELLDHYPRLDMVQTAG; the protein is encoded by the coding sequence CTGCTCACCTGCGGAACTTCCTACATGGGGTACACGGCGTGCCTATACCGCCAGTACGTCGTCGGACGTGCTCCAACCTCAGCCGAGCGCTCCTCCTACACAAAGCTGACGGACCGTCTGGATCTGGCGATGTCGCTCATGAAACCAGGCGCCAGCACAGCTGACGTGGCCGCCGTCCTTGCACCCGCGGAAGACCTCGGCTTTCCGTCCGAGGCGGAATGCTTCAGCATCGAACTCGGGCACGGCATCGGACTCGTTAACGCAGGATCGCGGGCAATCCACTACAACCCTCCGACTATCACCCGTTCGTGGTCGCTTGCCCATCCTGAGGAGATCAAAGAAGGCATGGTCATTGCCATCGAAGGGATCGAAGGGGAGCACCGGGTCGGAGGTGTACGTCTCGAGAACCTCGTCGTGGTCACGGCCAATGGCGCCGAATTGCTTGACCACTACCCGCGCCTCGACATGGTCCAAACCGCCGGGTGA
- a CDS encoding aminopeptidase P family N-terminal domain-containing protein has product MPENHQKLHFGPARTELHVGVDLERMRRERADRMRALMRSKGIPALLLTGADNVRYLTGFWWGEFSLQVGYALFFADDEPIVFAPAGSLQQMPDQAPWIKHWRPAISWLGGVAPSSAIAELSAVFAAQIRDELAARSLAGERLAVSEIDEPGMNALADAGIETIPGLPLMLECSTIKTADEISCISMAASLSTAGFEATRAALRPGTKQAQIALMARRAIEDAGAEVGAARLLSGPLSFPRGSAAETASLSMAISRTCSPAELPTWGTRRAYTASTSSDVLQPQPSAPPTQS; this is encoded by the coding sequence ATGCCCGAAAACCACCAGAAATTGCACTTTGGACCGGCGCGTACAGAACTGCACGTAGGCGTTGATCTCGAGCGGATGCGCCGTGAGCGCGCTGACCGTATGCGGGCACTGATGCGTTCGAAGGGTATACCGGCCCTGTTGCTCACGGGCGCGGACAACGTACGTTATCTGACCGGTTTTTGGTGGGGGGAATTCTCGCTCCAGGTCGGCTACGCACTGTTCTTCGCAGACGACGAACCAATTGTGTTCGCACCGGCGGGATCCCTCCAGCAGATGCCCGACCAGGCGCCCTGGATCAAGCACTGGCGCCCAGCCATCTCCTGGCTTGGCGGTGTGGCGCCCAGTTCTGCCATTGCCGAACTGTCAGCTGTTTTTGCGGCACAGATTCGCGATGAGCTTGCCGCACGTTCCCTCGCGGGCGAACGGCTGGCTGTCAGCGAGATTGATGAGCCAGGTATGAATGCTTTGGCCGATGCGGGAATTGAGACGATCCCGGGGCTCCCGCTGATGCTCGAATGCTCAACGATCAAGACGGCCGATGAAATCTCCTGTATTTCGATGGCGGCGAGCCTGAGTACTGCAGGGTTCGAGGCGACGCGGGCCGCATTGCGGCCCGGAACCAAGCAGGCCCAGATTGCCTTGATGGCCCGTCGCGCCATCGAAGATGCCGGCGCGGAAGTGGGAGCGGCCCGGCTGCTTTCAGGACCACTGTCATTCCCCCGGGGATCAGCGGCGGAGACCGCATCGTTGAGCATGGCGATCTCGCGTACCTGCTCACCTGCGGAACTTCCTACATGGGGTACACGGCGTGCCTATACCGCCAGTACGTCGTCGGACGTGCTCCAACCTCAGCCGAGCGCTCCTCCTACACAAAGCTGA
- a CDS encoding IclR family transcriptional regulator encodes MASTAKTADKPSTDPEAPKDLVQSVARALNIVDVVAASKEPMRAQSIASAVNLHIATTSHLLATLVHAGYLERNERTYKLAAGKILDLSSRVEEDWRPSPLALSLLQMVVEATGESAYLSAWQGRTVTVVAVEEGSHAVRVADLRVGVSGDIHARASGKALLAFGPESQLERVRSVDGELGRRTEHTITTLPEFLADLELTRSRGYALDHQEYVLGVCGMAVPIFEGSQRPRTALSITVPLHRFTNEEYFQRCLDALMEARRLDNEEGNSTQA; translated from the coding sequence ATGGCAAGTACAGCTAAGACAGCCGATAAACCGTCCACCGACCCTGAAGCACCCAAGGACCTGGTCCAGTCGGTTGCCCGCGCGCTCAACATCGTTGATGTGGTTGCGGCGTCCAAGGAGCCGATGCGGGCTCAATCCATCGCGAGCGCAGTAAACCTGCACATCGCGACGACGTCGCATTTGCTGGCGACACTTGTACATGCCGGTTACCTGGAACGTAACGAGCGCACTTACAAACTCGCTGCCGGGAAAATTCTGGATCTGAGTTCGCGCGTGGAAGAAGACTGGCGCCCCTCGCCCCTGGCACTGAGTCTCTTGCAGATGGTGGTCGAGGCGACCGGCGAAAGCGCGTACCTTTCTGCCTGGCAGGGACGCACGGTCACCGTGGTTGCCGTGGAGGAAGGCAGCCACGCGGTCAGAGTGGCGGACCTCCGGGTGGGTGTTTCCGGCGACATTCATGCACGCGCTTCCGGGAAGGCCCTCCTCGCTTTCGGTCCGGAATCTCAACTGGAACGGGTCCGGTCCGTGGACGGTGAACTCGGACGACGAACCGAGCACACGATCACCACCCTCCCGGAATTTCTGGCCGATCTTGAGTTGACCAGATCGCGTGGTTACGCACTGGACCACCAGGAATACGTCCTGGGCGTCTGCGGCATGGCAGTTCCAATCTTCGAAGGATCACAGCGCCCCCGCACCGCCTTGTCTATAACGGTCCCGCTTCATCGCTTTACCAACGAGGAGTACTTCCAGAGGTGCCTCGATGCCCTGATGGAAGCCCGCCGCCTGGATAATGAAGAAGGCAACTCAACCCAGGCGTAG
- a CDS encoding flavin reductase family protein, whose product MTQKFMTRPKVSAFGNDPLLVRSTFAQFPSGVAVLAVEAGGEKHALVASSFMVGVSLEPCLVAVAVQKSSETWEQIKNAASLGVSIFGKGQGHLTRKLAGKDRATRFEQVAIDVGEDGAVFIEDAALWLECSVHEVSEAGDHWMVLLEVTKLGVGENEPLIWHGAKFRELVNAQSIDVV is encoded by the coding sequence ATGACCCAAAAGTTTATGACCCGGCCGAAGGTCAGTGCATTCGGCAACGACCCCTTGCTGGTGAGAAGCACCTTCGCACAGTTTCCGTCAGGAGTGGCGGTGCTCGCGGTCGAAGCCGGCGGCGAGAAGCATGCACTCGTCGCGTCATCGTTCATGGTCGGCGTGTCGCTCGAACCGTGCCTTGTCGCGGTAGCGGTGCAGAAGTCATCGGAGACATGGGAGCAGATCAAGAATGCCGCCTCACTCGGGGTTTCGATCTTTGGCAAGGGGCAGGGACATCTGACCCGCAAGCTCGCAGGCAAGGACCGTGCCACACGCTTTGAGCAGGTGGCTATCGACGTCGGTGAGGACGGGGCAGTCTTCATAGAAGATGCGGCATTGTGGCTCGAGTGCTCGGTCCACGAGGTTTCAGAGGCCGGCGATCACTGGATGGTGCTGCTTGAGGTGACGAAGCTCGGAGTGGGCGAAAACGAGCCGCTCATTTGGCACGGTGCCAAGTTCCGCGAGCTTGTCAATGCCCAGTCGATCGACGTCGTGTAG
- a CDS encoding acetate--CoA ligase family protein translates to MLDSKAVLSPVRIDNPLKAESVAVVGPSRDPWKTSGRTLDYLARLGFEGRFYAVSGVHKEVLGVPTVETLSDLPEVPDVAVLVGPADRVIEDLRECVALGVPFAVAFAAGFGETGRHDRDELLRAVLAKGTTRLIGPNCIGFMHVGRSLTATFSSVLQRGAIPTGHVAMFSQSGGLGNALMQSLAARGASGLSAWASSGNEISTGFTDWAQWLGADPDTHVLTCIVESFSANDDLEAAATAAGDRGIPVIVLKLGRSTRGAMSAQSHTGKLAGSGRVAVSVLRHRFGMVCTSPEQLLDLTETFDVFHGRLSGRDQELTVVTTSGAQVGLWNDLADDRCLTFRDLEPEALHSIGEAVGSDHLGNPIDVGVQSTTADYLRIVERVLSTTSGGWVIVTATRLAHDFDELAAGIAAMTIPPEVRVMVVPLSEDDRVTAAQAGILRKAGVLSLPTAGRALDAIAAASSWAQVQSARANRGELVGAALKAVTTGGTSNLTWREVAETLAKSGVPVPASRAVRDVDGVVRAAEEIGFPVAIKIDDAEILHKADAGGVFIGVSDADSARAAASQLTSIQGEAATISVQAMAPGKTEVLVGLRRDPEFGPVLVIGAGGGMTEAIDDISILPLPVSRPEVRQAISDARVVAASLRGEAGGKTLDTLATTVMDILAWAEQHGNIHEFEFNPILADPATATVTVVDAVVSVHSTSPGPTL, encoded by the coding sequence ATGTTGGATAGCAAGGCTGTTTTGAGCCCCGTGCGCATCGATAACCCGTTGAAAGCTGAGAGCGTGGCCGTGGTTGGCCCTTCCCGGGACCCGTGGAAGACCTCGGGGCGGACACTCGATTACCTCGCCCGCCTCGGATTCGAGGGACGGTTCTATGCGGTCAGCGGCGTGCACAAGGAAGTGCTCGGTGTACCCACGGTGGAGACGCTCTCTGACCTCCCCGAGGTGCCTGACGTTGCCGTCCTCGTGGGACCCGCTGACAGGGTCATTGAGGATCTGCGTGAGTGCGTGGCGCTCGGCGTCCCCTTCGCGGTGGCGTTCGCTGCCGGCTTCGGTGAGACCGGCCGACATGACCGCGATGAGCTGCTCCGTGCGGTATTGGCCAAGGGCACCACGCGCCTTATCGGCCCTAACTGCATCGGCTTTATGCACGTGGGCCGGTCGCTGACCGCAACCTTCTCATCGGTCCTGCAACGTGGCGCAATTCCGACCGGCCACGTGGCGATGTTCAGCCAGAGCGGCGGGCTGGGAAACGCGCTCATGCAGTCCCTCGCGGCACGCGGCGCGAGCGGGTTGAGCGCCTGGGCCAGTTCCGGGAACGAGATTTCGACGGGCTTTACCGACTGGGCGCAGTGGCTGGGCGCTGATCCGGACACGCATGTCCTCACCTGCATCGTCGAGAGCTTCAGCGCAAACGATGATCTTGAGGCCGCTGCAACCGCTGCGGGGGATCGCGGTATCCCGGTCATCGTCCTGAAGCTGGGCCGGTCCACCCGCGGCGCGATGAGTGCCCAGTCCCATACCGGCAAACTGGCCGGCAGCGGCCGCGTCGCTGTGAGCGTCCTCCGCCACCGTTTCGGAATGGTCTGCACCTCGCCGGAGCAACTCCTTGACCTGACCGAGACCTTCGACGTCTTCCACGGGCGGCTCTCGGGCCGCGACCAGGAGCTGACCGTCGTCACCACTTCCGGCGCCCAGGTTGGGCTGTGGAACGACCTGGCCGACGACCGTTGCCTGACCTTCCGCGATCTTGAACCCGAAGCGCTCCACTCGATAGGTGAGGCGGTGGGCAGCGACCACCTCGGCAATCCCATCGACGTCGGAGTACAGTCAACAACTGCCGACTACCTGCGCATCGTTGAGCGGGTTCTCAGCACGACGTCGGGCGGATGGGTTATCGTGACGGCGACCCGGCTTGCGCACGACTTCGATGAGCTGGCGGCCGGTATCGCCGCCATGACCATCCCGCCAGAAGTACGTGTCATGGTGGTCCCGCTGTCCGAGGACGACCGGGTCACTGCGGCTCAGGCAGGAATCCTGCGCAAGGCGGGAGTCCTTTCACTGCCCACAGCCGGGCGGGCACTGGATGCCATCGCGGCCGCATCCTCCTGGGCGCAGGTCCAAAGCGCCCGTGCCAACCGCGGTGAGCTGGTGGGGGCGGCGCTGAAGGCGGTAACAACGGGCGGGACGTCCAACCTGACCTGGCGCGAGGTGGCCGAAACCCTGGCCAAGTCCGGAGTTCCTGTACCGGCAAGCCGCGCCGTCCGTGATGTCGACGGTGTCGTCCGGGCTGCCGAGGAGATCGGCTTCCCTGTAGCGATCAAAATCGATGATGCCGAGATCCTTCACAAGGCCGACGCCGGGGGCGTCTTCATCGGCGTCAGTGACGCCGACAGCGCCCGTGCGGCAGCCTCCCAGCTCACTTCCATCCAGGGGGAGGCCGCGACGATCTCCGTCCAGGCGATGGCGCCAGGGAAGACCGAAGTCCTCGTAGGGCTCCGGCGGGATCCCGAGTTCGGTCCGGTCCTCGTCATCGGCGCGGGAGGCGGGATGACTGAGGCAATTGACGATATCAGTATCCTTCCGCTGCCGGTGTCCCGGCCCGAGGTCCGCCAAGCCATCTCTGACGCGCGCGTGGTGGCCGCCAGCCTGCGGGGGGAGGCCGGCGGGAAGACCCTCGACACGCTCGCCACCACGGTGATGGACATTCTCGCCTGGGCGGAACAGCACGGGAACATCCACGAGTTCGAGTTCAATCCGATCCTGGCGGACCCGGCAACAGCAACCGTTACGGTGGTCGACGCTGTTGTATCGGTCCACAGCACCTCGCCAGGACCAACACTATGA
- a CDS encoding VOC family protein: MGILVPDLDEAIDLYGRAFGIEEWNCYHYDQEFMPWSRFGAEEGAFAMRLAMGGSNPQIELIQPLAGPSIYHEFTEQGRNGLHHLGVFVDNLDAAITLMEGAGYRVTQTARGYGQGGDGGFAYFDTDRDLGVVVEAIEIPAIRRPATVRRTGGM; this comes from the coding sequence GTGGGGATCCTTGTGCCCGACCTCGACGAGGCCATCGACCTGTACGGACGCGCCTTCGGCATCGAAGAGTGGAATTGTTACCACTACGACCAGGAGTTCATGCCCTGGTCCCGCTTTGGCGCCGAGGAAGGCGCTTTCGCGATGCGCCTCGCCATGGGCGGTTCCAATCCCCAGATCGAACTCATCCAGCCCTTGGCCGGCCCAAGCATCTACCACGAGTTCACCGAGCAGGGCCGCAACGGCCTGCACCACCTGGGTGTATTCGTGGACAACCTGGACGCCGCGATCACGCTGATGGAGGGGGCCGGATACCGGGTCACGCAAACCGCGCGCGGTTATGGCCAGGGCGGCGACGGCGGATTCGCCTACTTTGACACCGACCGCGACCTCGGCGTGGTGGTCGAGGCAATAGAAATTCCGGCCATCCGAAGGCCGGCGACCGTGCGACGCACTGGAGGAATGTAA
- a CDS encoding SDR family NAD(P)-dependent oxidoreductase, translating to MSNVLEGKTAIITGAGSGMGLATARLFHQQGANIVLADFSGAQEKTAVELGNRTVPIQADISNTADAKAMVSLAVSEFGGLDILCNIAGANAPMVQHHEALESDFDKMINVNLRGAFLTMKFAIPAMLERGGGSIVNVASAAALMGTPLYGSYSAAKTGLLGLTRTIALEYAAQNIRANSICPGPIRTPMMEEALAENPAAADYLINLVPARRVGTAEEVANAVLFLASEQSSYITGVALPIDGGQTAA from the coding sequence ATGAGCAACGTACTCGAAGGCAAGACCGCCATCATCACTGGTGCCGGCTCAGGCATGGGTTTGGCAACTGCCCGCCTGTTTCATCAGCAGGGCGCGAACATCGTGTTGGCGGATTTCTCGGGGGCCCAGGAGAAAACGGCTGTGGAGCTCGGAAATCGCACCGTGCCCATCCAAGCTGACATCTCAAACACCGCAGACGCGAAGGCAATGGTAAGCCTGGCCGTCAGCGAATTCGGCGGACTGGACATTCTGTGCAACATTGCCGGGGCAAATGCTCCAATGGTCCAGCACCATGAGGCGCTGGAGTCCGACTTCGACAAGATGATCAACGTGAATCTCCGGGGTGCTTTCCTCACGATGAAGTTTGCCATTCCGGCCATGCTCGAGCGTGGCGGGGGATCGATAGTTAATGTGGCGTCAGCTGCAGCCTTGATGGGAACGCCGTTGTACGGCAGTTACAGCGCTGCCAAGACCGGCCTCCTCGGGCTGACCCGCACCATCGCCCTTGAGTACGCGGCGCAGAATATCCGCGCGAATTCCATCTGCCCTGGCCCCATCAGGACTCCAATGATGGAAGAAGCTTTGGCAGAAAACCCTGCCGCCGCGGACTATCTCATCAATCTGGTTCCGGCACGTCGTGTTGGGACAGCCGAAGAAGTAGCCAATGCCGTCCTGTTCCTCGCCAGTGAGCAGTCCTCGTACATCACCGGCGTCGCATTGCCTATCGACGGCGGCCAGACCGCTGCTTAA